One uncultured Draconibacterium sp. genomic window, ATGAAGGTTATGTAAGTGTCGATACACGTTTGTTTCAACTGATTGGTAAAACAGGAGTTACACAAACCGTACTTCGTCCGGGCGGTAAAATTAGTATTGAAGGAGAGGTATTTGATGCCGTTTCGGAAAGCGGTTTTATCGAAAAAGGTGAGAAAGTGGTTGTAACCCGAATGGAATCGGTTCAGTTGTTTGTTGATTTGGCAGAAGAGTCCGCAGTTTGATTTTAAGGCGAAGTAGTATAAAATAAAAAATCCGATCCTGTTTCAGTTGAAAGAATTAGGATCGGATTTTTTTTACTGTCTAAAACATCCAGTCCCAGGGCGGAAGTAATGTCGCTTCAGTTTCGTAAATTTTTAAAACTTCAGGTGTTACAAATTTTTTGTGGATCACAATTCGAAACATAAATTCATCGAACCATTCATCGGTAAAGGTTAAATATCCTTTGTGCCCGGCTTCAGTTCCCCAGCTGTTTTCAAACTGCCATTTGGTGGTATTTCCGTTTTTGTCTAAATCTACCGCAATAAGTGCCATTCCGTGCGACGAACCACTGGCACCGGTTTGAATGCGTTCGGCCTTGTTCATTCCAAACGTTACACCGTAAACCGATTCATAATCAAAATTATCAACGTCGAGTATTCCGTATTTTCGGTCGAGTTGCTGGCCAACGTCGCACGATGCATAAATGGCTTCGTTGTTTTTTATCGATTCAACAGCCATTGCTTTTATCGCGCGGTTGGCAAGATTTACATAGTGCCAGTTCACTCCTTCTTCCACATTGCGGTAATTGTCTATTTCGTAATGTACATTAAACGGTCGTGTTGGATCGTTCATCAGCATTACATAATCTTTTACCTGAACATCGCCCAACACCTGTTCTTTAAACTGCATTGGAGTATATGTTTGGTAGTCCGAAACGGTTTTGTTTTTGTCTTCGTACCGCCAGGTAAATTCAGTAGGTGGAACGCCAAGGTTTAGCACAAGCATACGATACACTTCCTTCATCATTTCGGTACGTTTCGCTTGCAATTCTTTGGGTTTGGCTCCATTTGCTGCAGCTTCGCGCAAACGAATGCCATCTTCTTTTAATTTCAGGTTAATAAATTTTACCATGTCACGGGTGTTGTCGCTC contains:
- a CDS encoding C1 family peptidase, which gives rise to MKKLSLALFALLFAFGLSAQQLDKDAIGEIRNSLKMDAYTKGMQNALSNNDINNLAKNLENINEDDHNFTYWVDVKGITNQQKSGRCWLFTSLNLFRPKAMEVFNLNSFEFSQNYLYFWDLFEKANLYLNNMIETADKPIDDRYVQWYLRSPIDDGGMWSSFANLVDKYGMIPKEAMTETHSSDNTRDMVKFINLKLKEDGIRLREAAANGAKPKELQAKRTEMMKEVYRMLVLNLGVPPTEFTWRYEDKNKTVSDYQTYTPMQFKEQVLGDVQVKDYVMLMNDPTRPFNVHYEIDNYRNVEEGVNWHYVNLANRAIKAMAVESIKNNEAIYASCDVGQQLDRKYGILDVDNFDYESVYGVTFGMNKAERIQTGASGSSHGMALIAVDLDKNGNTTKWQFENSWGTEAGHKGYLTFTDEWFDEFMFRIVIHKKFVTPEVLKIYETEATLLPPWDWMF